A window of the Parabacteroides merdae ATCC 43184 genome harbors these coding sequences:
- a CDS encoding penicillin-binding transpeptidase domain-containing protein codes for MNIQILLLLILFSTFASTKSDVSFTVETSLRTTLQEVNADSGLVMLMDSAGNVIGKSSLSLLNGKSLEDEVYTTVRDMGTLAVPVSLIPVLEKGNVSLSDTVDVGNGIYNHNGKEIRDHNADMGGYGEITLQQAILFDSKVGVIKSLSPYTTIKTTYSPTEILNFYHSIAVSDHSICSAKTMKEIQQTFEMVVSEGTGKPLFSDNVKIAGKTGSVIKEDGKHEVSFCGYFKVNNAVYTCLVIISNPKNGYPSGGIMAGDVVKGIIKSIH; via the coding sequence ATGAATATACAGATATTACTACTTTTAATATTGTTTTCTACATTTGCTTCTACGAAAAGCGATGTATCTTTTACTGTTGAGACATCACTTCGTACCACATTGCAGGAAGTCAATGCAGATTCAGGCTTAGTTATGTTGATGGATTCAGCAGGAAATGTCATAGGCAAAAGCAGTCTTTCTCTGTTAAATGGTAAGTCTTTAGAAGATGAAGTATATACTACAGTTAGAGATATGGGGACACTTGCTGTCCCTGTATCTTTAATTCCTGTTTTGGAGAAAGGGAATGTTTCACTGTCTGACACTGTTGATGTGGGTAATGGTATATATAATCACAATGGAAAAGAGATCAGAGATCATAATGCGGATATGGGTGGATATGGAGAAATCACCTTACAACAAGCAATCCTGTTTGATTCAAAAGTGGGTGTAATCAAATCATTATCTCCATATACAACAATCAAGACAACCTATTCACCTACGGAAATACTGAATTTCTATCATTCCATTGCCGTATCTGATCATTCTATTTGTTCTGCAAAAACAATGAAGGAGATACAACAGACCTTTGAAATGGTAGTCAGTGAAGGTACAGGTAAACCTTTATTTTCTGATAATGTAAAGATCGCAGGAAAGACAGGATCAGTTATTAAAGAAGATGGAAAACATGAAGTTTCCTTCTGTGGTTATTTCAAGGTGAACAATGCTGTATATACCTGTTTAGTCATTATTTCCAATCCTAAAAATGGTTATCCGTCTGGTGGTATAATGGCTGGGGATGTGGTTAAAGGGATTATTAAATCTATACATTAA
- a CDS encoding DUF4270 domain-containing protein, whose translation MKIKLFILGLSLGISILSGCNDDLTQVGTGIQPENDRPLVYADTFYMKAKTLQTDSVYARTIYGSLGEIYDPLYGNLKSDFMCQFYCPENFRFRYTPYNGIIDSVEFKIYYSRSWTGDSLTPMRAQLYEVTTPLTRDFYTNIDPEQYCNMQKSLGMQTYTARDLSVSDSLWNDKNSNNVLTYQPRITIRMPQEVGQRFYDATIKTPEVFNDQNTFNQFFPGIYVTNTYGTGNILNIESTQMNIYYKHTVKGSADQDSIVQAWETFSATSEVIQLNRFKNTDISHLLEPNDSIAYLKSPAGVYTQLTIPAQDIAPIIQGRIVSNVDLSLKALPQEDWKFAFEAPANVLILPKDSMDTFFRNNNVENNITSFRGSYVASTRTYSFGNIAKLLKTHIENSPDEDLVINVIPVQRRVGTTTNYYGQTSEYTVAIENYLKPSGVKLRIDKDAMEMRIVTIEYR comes from the coding sequence ATGAAAATCAAGCTTTTTATACTTGGCCTGAGTCTCGGAATCTCGATTCTGAGCGGGTGTAATGATGATTTGACGCAGGTAGGAACAGGTATTCAACCGGAGAATGACAGACCGCTGGTATATGCGGACACATTTTACATGAAAGCAAAAACATTACAGACTGATTCTGTCTATGCCCGGACAATTTACGGTTCATTAGGGGAAATATACGATCCTTTGTACGGAAACCTGAAGTCTGATTTTATGTGCCAGTTCTACTGTCCGGAAAATTTCCGGTTCAGGTATACACCCTACAACGGCATAATAGATTCGGTCGAATTTAAAATATATTATAGCCGAAGCTGGACAGGTGATTCTCTAACTCCGATGCGTGCACAACTATACGAAGTAACAACTCCGCTAACGAGAGATTTTTATACGAATATCGATCCGGAACAATACTGCAATATGCAGAAATCATTAGGTATGCAGACATATACGGCACGTGATCTAAGTGTTTCGGACTCTCTTTGGAATGATAAAAATTCAAACAACGTACTGACTTATCAACCGAGAATAACCATCCGCATGCCCCAGGAAGTAGGTCAACGTTTCTATGACGCGACAATCAAAACTCCGGAAGTTTTTAATGACCAGAATACGTTCAATCAGTTCTTTCCCGGTATTTATGTCACAAATACATACGGTACAGGAAACATCCTGAACATTGAAAGTACCCAGATGAACATTTACTATAAGCACACGGTAAAAGGCTCTGCCGACCAGGATTCAATCGTACAGGCTTGGGAGACTTTCAGTGCGACATCTGAAGTTATCCAGTTGAACAGATTCAAGAATACAGACATCAGCCATCTGCTGGAACCCAATGATAGCATCGCTTATCTGAAAAGTCCGGCAGGCGTATATACCCAGTTGACAATCCCGGCACAAGATATTGCTCCTATTATCCAAGGACGTATTGTCAGCAATGTGGACCTTTCTTTAAAAGCCCTTCCGCAAGAAGACTGGAAATTTGCATTTGAAGCTCCCGCTAACGTGCTGATACTCCCAAAGGATTCTATGGATACATTCTTTAGAAACAATAATGTAGAAAATAACATCACTTCCTTCCGGGGATCTTATGTGGCTTCGACCCGAACCTACTCATTTGGAAACATAGCCAAGCTGCTTAAAACCCACATAGAGAACTCTCCGGATGAAGATCTGGTTATCAACGTTATCCCCGTACAGCGCAGAGTAGGAACGACAACCAACTACTACGGGCAGACAAGCGAATACACTGTCGCCATCGAGAACTATTTGAAACCTTCCGGTGTAAAACTACGTATCGACAAAGACGCAATGGAAATGCGTATCGTAACAATTGAATATAGATAA
- the panC gene encoding pantoate--beta-alanine ligase, with translation MKIVNSIKELKSYLAEEKRNNKQIGFVPTMGALHDGHLSLVERCVKENDVCVVSVFVNPTQFNDKHDLETYPRTLDKDCTLLEPVGCDYVFAPSAEEMYPEPDTRTFDFGTVSAVMEGARRPGHFNGVAQIVSKLFYVVEPDNAYFGEKDFQQIAVIRAMVKQLDIPVKINDCPILREADGLALSSRNVRLTPEQRQKAPLIARTLKESTNFVPEKSVQEVIDYVVNTINADPIMRVEYYEIVDGNTMESIKNWSDTTYPVGCITVYCGEVRLIDNIKY, from the coding sequence ATGAAAATAGTAAACAGTATTAAAGAATTGAAGAGTTATCTCGCTGAAGAAAAGCGTAATAACAAACAAATTGGCTTTGTTCCCACTATGGGAGCATTGCATGACGGACACTTGAGCCTGGTTGAACGTTGTGTGAAAGAAAATGACGTGTGTGTAGTCAGTGTTTTTGTCAATCCAACCCAGTTTAACGACAAGCACGACCTTGAAACGTATCCTCGTACGTTGGATAAAGACTGTACTCTGTTGGAGCCGGTCGGTTGCGATTATGTATTTGCGCCGTCGGCAGAAGAAATGTATCCGGAGCCAGATACCCGCACATTCGATTTCGGCACTGTTTCGGCCGTAATGGAAGGGGCGCGCCGTCCCGGACATTTCAATGGGGTTGCTCAGATCGTGAGCAAACTTTTTTATGTAGTCGAACCGGATAATGCCTATTTTGGTGAAAAAGATTTCCAGCAGATCGCTGTGATCCGTGCTATGGTGAAGCAATTGGATATACCGGTGAAAATCAACGACTGTCCGATTTTGCGCGAGGCAGACGGTTTGGCTTTGAGTAGCCGTAATGTGCGCTTGACACCCGAACAACGTCAAAAAGCTCCGTTAATAGCTCGTACGTTAAAAGAAAGTACTAACTTTGTGCCCGAAAAGAGTGTGCAGGAGGTGATCGACTATGTTGTCAACACAATAAATGCCGATCCTATTATGCGTGTGGAATACTATGAGATTGTAGATGGCAATACGATGGAGTCCATCAAGAACTGGTCCGATACGACTTATCCGGTAGGATGTATTACGGTATATTGCGGAGAGGTTCGTCTGATAGATAATATTAAGTACTAA
- a CDS encoding glycogen/starch synthase — protein MDAKKILFIAQEITPYLPESEIATICRNLPQGIQERGREIRTFMPKFGSINERRNQLHEVIRLSGMNLIIDDTDHPLIIKVASIQAARMQVYFIDNEDFFQRKHTISDDDGNEYEDNDDRSIFYVRGVLETVKKLRWIPDVIHCHGWMSALTALYIKRMYADDPCLKDAKIVYSIYNDDFKTPFRKEFASKLKMDGAKDSDLKGIKADTSFTGLTKLAIDFADGVIQGSETINQDVLDYIATKKHTPFLPYQSPDVYMDKFNEFYDVILGTK, from the coding sequence ATGGATGCAAAAAAAATCTTGTTTATAGCTCAAGAAATAACACCCTACCTTCCCGAATCAGAGATTGCAACGATATGCAGAAACCTGCCACAAGGCATACAGGAGCGTGGTCGCGAAATTAGGACTTTCATGCCCAAGTTCGGTAGCATTAACGAACGCCGCAACCAGTTGCACGAAGTAATCCGGCTTTCGGGTATGAATCTCATCATTGATGATACCGATCACCCGCTGATCATAAAGGTAGCATCCATTCAGGCAGCCCGCATGCAAGTATACTTCATTGATAATGAAGATTTCTTCCAAAGAAAACATACTATCAGCGACGATGATGGAAACGAATACGAGGATAACGACGACCGTTCGATCTTCTACGTTCGTGGTGTATTGGAAACAGTGAAAAAACTCCGTTGGATACCGGACGTCATTCACTGTCATGGTTGGATGTCAGCGCTAACAGCCCTGTACATCAAACGTATGTATGCTGACGATCCTTGCCTCAAAGATGCAAAGATCGTATACTCTATTTATAACGATGACTTCAAAACACCGTTCAGAAAAGAATTTGCAAGCAAGTTAAAAATGGATGGAGCCAAGGACAGCGACCTGAAAGGCATCAAAGCCGATACAAGCTTCACCGGGCTGACCAAGCTCGCCATCGATTTCGCAGATGGTGTGATACAGGGTAGTGAAACGATCAATCAAGATGTGTTGGATTATATTGCCACTAAAAAGCACACTCCATTCCTGCCTTATCAGTCGCCGGACGTTTATATGGATAAATTCAACGAATTCTACGATGTCATATTAGGCACAAAATAA
- a CDS encoding DUF5131 family protein translates to MIREAKGNMYEFVSHTWNPIKGKCYHGCSYCYMDKLSPKRGEARLDAGELANACLGSGNFIFVGSSIDMFAQDIPDSWIKTVLDYCDEYNRYLFQSKNPARILEYLDHPVFKRSVVCTTIETNRSYPEIMRNSPLIEDRVKAMADISARGIKTYVTTEPLMEFDLNEMIECIKMCNPEQVNIGKNTNGKVCIPEPTPEEVQALAEELKKFTKVEVKKNAKIWFK, encoded by the coding sequence ATGATAAGAGAAGCAAAAGGAAATATGTATGAGTTTGTGAGTCATACTTGGAATCCCATTAAGGGAAAGTGCTATCACGGCTGTAGCTATTGTTATATGGATAAATTGTCTCCCAAACGGGGAGAAGCCAGATTGGATGCTGGAGAATTAGCAAATGCTTGTTTGGGCAGTGGTAATTTTATCTTTGTAGGCAGTAGCATTGATATGTTTGCTCAGGATATACCAGATAGTTGGATTAAAACCGTATTGGATTATTGCGACGAATATAATAGATATTTGTTTCAAAGTAAGAATCCAGCTAGGATATTGGAGTATTTGGATCACCCTGTGTTTAAAAGATCTGTAGTCTGTACAACCATTGAGACCAATAGAAGCTATCCTGAAATTATGCGTAATTCTCCCTTGATAGAAGATCGAGTAAAGGCAATGGCTGATATTTCTGCCAGAGGAATTAAAACGTATGTAACGACAGAACCGTTAATGGAGTTTGATTTGAATGAAATGATAGAGTGTATAAAGATGTGTAACCCTGAGCAAGTTAATATAGGAAAGAATACAAATGGAAAGGTTTGTATTCCAGAACCAACACCAGAAGAAGTGCAAGCGTTGGCTGAAGAGTTAAAGAAATTTACAAAGGTAGAAGTAAAGAAGAATGCCAAAATTTGGTTTAAGTAA
- a CDS encoding MATE family efflux transporter: protein MYTNRQIWNVSYPIFLSLLAQNVINVTDTAFLGRVGEIELGASAMGGLYYICAFTIAFGFSTGSQIIMARRNGERNYKEVGPVMIQGVFFLLMLAAVMFTLSRLFAGDIMRVLISSDTILNATEEFLDWRVFGFFFSFVNVMFRALFIGITRTKVLTLNAVVMALTNVLLDYLLIFGNCGFPELGIKGAAIASVMAEAVSIVFYMVYTRMTVDIKKYALSQFRSFDVKLLRRVLDISIFTMLQYFISLSTYFMLFVAVEHLGQRELAVANIVRSVYIVLLIPVNSLSTATNTFVSNSIGAGHKDQVIPIIRHITWISLGIMAVFVSVTCLIPSTILSVYTNDVTLIQASIPSLYVISGALLIGAVANIVFNGVTGTGNTRSAFVMELATLVFYTLFIYVVGMRLHMPVAICFMTEVVYYTGLLVASVIYLKKASWQNKKI, encoded by the coding sequence ATGTACACAAACAGGCAAATTTGGAATGTTAGTTATCCAATCTTTTTGAGTCTTCTGGCACAGAATGTCATTAATGTGACGGATACCGCGTTTTTGGGCCGGGTCGGTGAAATCGAGTTAGGAGCTTCGGCAATGGGCGGCTTATATTATATATGTGCCTTTACGATCGCTTTTGGGTTTAGTACCGGATCGCAGATCATCATGGCTCGCCGTAATGGGGAGCGGAATTATAAGGAAGTTGGGCCGGTAATGATACAGGGTGTCTTTTTCCTGCTTATGCTGGCTGCCGTCATGTTTACTTTGTCACGTCTGTTTGCCGGGGATATTATGCGGGTACTGATTTCTTCCGATACGATTCTGAATGCCACGGAAGAATTCTTGGACTGGCGTGTGTTCGGGTTCTTTTTCTCTTTTGTGAATGTGATGTTCCGTGCTTTGTTTATCGGTATTACCCGGACGAAGGTGCTGACACTGAATGCTGTTGTGATGGCGTTGACGAATGTGCTGCTGGACTACCTGCTGATATTCGGTAACTGCGGCTTTCCGGAATTGGGAATAAAAGGAGCGGCTATCGCTTCGGTGATGGCGGAGGCGGTGTCTATCGTGTTTTATATGGTTTATACTCGGATGACGGTAGATATCAAGAAGTATGCACTGAGCCAGTTCCGATCGTTCGATGTTAAATTGCTGAGGCGTGTGTTGGACATCTCTATATTTACGATGTTGCAATATTTTATTTCGCTCAGTACTTATTTCATGTTGTTTGTGGCTGTGGAACATTTAGGGCAGCGGGAACTGGCGGTTGCGAATATTGTCCGGAGTGTTTACATCGTTTTATTGATCCCTGTCAATTCTTTATCGACGGCAACGAATACGTTTGTGAGTAACAGCATCGGGGCGGGGCATAAGGACCAGGTTATCCCGATCATTCGTCATATAACCTGGATATCGTTAGGAATCATGGCTGTTTTTGTGTCTGTCACTTGTCTGATTCCTTCTACGATATTATCGGTTTATACCAATGACGTGACTTTGATACAAGCTTCGATCCCTTCCCTTTATGTGATTTCAGGCGCTTTGCTGATCGGAGCGGTTGCCAATATCGTGTTCAACGGAGTGACGGGTACGGGAAATACTCGTTCGGCTTTTGTGATGGAGCTGGCTACCCTGGTTTTCTATACATTGTTTATATATGTGGTCGGGATGCGCTTGCATATGCCGGTTGCTATCTGTTTCATGACCGAGGTGGTGTATTATACCGGTTTATTGGTCGCAAGTGTCATTTATTTAAAGAAAGCATCTTGGCAAAATAAGAAAATCTGA
- a CDS encoding tyrosine-type recombinase/integrase, with amino-acid sequence MEQQVFINEMQARFNLRQPKANKPTNIYLVVRINGKQLKLATGVKVYPEHWNKEKQEAYVSFRLPELDNRNNEIANNKINELKVSFSECKKYFCDNPDKIADSLNILKDKIYKGQIKMRNVSVKPATYAMDGFISENLNIGDSTKKIYHGNVNKFRRFLKANGISDSWNNMNLETFNSYQQSYIDVGSKNKTIKTVFSMFEMLLKEADSKHNIPFSYAESGMRSFRLYKNRNEKETVRIVLTEEEIDKLANLQLDNEKLIETRDLFVVQCLAGTRKSDVIKLFEDDYIYDERRNVFVIKTQKKGVDAFIKADKIKPILSKYPKGLEEPVTSTYNSRLRKIALLANLDRLVDGKPIYEQMRSHIGRYTFVTNSFLNGISKDVIKYMVGHKSTKMVDEVYLQLSMDNKIDIVAGVTDVEKTESKRVNASISCDNSKLFKEVDVYKYLFINDMLSDEVRYNNDVYTLKQLSDYLQTEQGRKDRYDLIKQILEQRCHISTGSMTYDFFLNELYDISIMEYITCNHNEQIKVGVNGTNVDADEIFSMDELQEMYAERYTVNRCAELGINILDVCNLLNEKNLTKHLS; translated from the coding sequence ATGGAACAGCAGGTTTTTATTAATGAAATGCAGGCAAGATTTAATTTACGACAACCTAAAGCCAATAAGCCAACCAATATCTATTTAGTTGTCCGTATTAATGGGAAACAGCTAAAATTAGCAACGGGTGTAAAAGTTTATCCTGAACATTGGAATAAGGAGAAGCAGGAAGCTTATGTGAGTTTCCGTTTGCCTGAATTGGATAATAGAAATAATGAGATTGCTAATAATAAAATAAATGAGTTGAAAGTTTCTTTTTCAGAGTGCAAGAAGTATTTTTGTGACAATCCAGATAAAATAGCGGATAGTTTGAACATATTGAAAGACAAAATTTATAAAGGTCAGATAAAAATGAGAAATGTAAGCGTTAAGCCAGCAACTTATGCAATGGATGGATTTATAAGTGAGAATTTGAATATTGGTGATTCGACTAAAAAAATATATCATGGGAATGTTAATAAATTCAGACGTTTTTTAAAAGCTAATGGTATATCAGATAGTTGGAACAATATGAATTTGGAAACTTTTAATAGCTATCAGCAATCGTATATAGATGTAGGTAGTAAGAATAAAACTATCAAGACTGTCTTTAGTATGTTTGAAATGTTGTTGAAAGAAGCTGATAGTAAGCATAATATTCCATTTAGTTATGCTGAAAGCGGTATGAGATCTTTTAGGCTTTATAAAAATAGAAACGAAAAAGAAACGGTCAGAATTGTACTGACGGAAGAAGAAATAGATAAACTGGCAAATCTTCAATTAGATAATGAAAAACTAATAGAAACAAGGGATTTATTTGTAGTTCAGTGCTTAGCTGGTACAAGAAAGTCTGATGTTATTAAGCTATTTGAGGACGATTATATATATGATGAGAGACGGAATGTATTTGTGATTAAAACCCAAAAGAAGGGGGTGGATGCTTTTATTAAAGCAGACAAGATCAAACCTATATTGTCTAAATACCCAAAAGGCTTAGAAGAACCAGTGACAAGTACATATAATAGTCGTTTGAGGAAAATTGCTTTGTTGGCAAACTTAGATAGATTAGTTGACGGTAAGCCAATCTATGAACAAATGCGCTCTCATATTGGTAGATATACTTTTGTTACTAATTCATTCTTAAATGGTATATCTAAGGATGTTATTAAGTATATGGTAGGACACAAATCAACAAAGATGGTAGATGAAGTGTATCTGCAATTATCTATGGATAATAAGATAGATATAGTTGCAGGTGTGACAGATGTTGAAAAAACAGAATCAAAACGAGTAAATGCTAGTATATCGTGTGATAATAGTAAATTATTTAAGGAAGTAGATGTTTATAAATATTTGTTTATCAATGATATGTTATCAGATGAGGTACGATATAACAATGATGTATATACGCTTAAACAATTATCTGACTATTTACAGACTGAACAGGGTAGAAAAGATAGATATGATTTGATTAAGCAGATACTTGAACAGAGGTGTCATATATCCACAGGAAGTATGACTTATGATTTTTTCTTGAATGAATTATATGATATTTCCATAATGGAATATATAACTTGTAATCATAATGAGCAGATAAAAGTAGGAGTGAACGGCACTAATGTGGATGCAGATGAAATTTTTAGTATGGATGAATTGCAGGAAATGTATGCAGAACGATATACAGTGAATAGATGTGCTGAATTAGGAATTAATATATTAGATGTGTGTAATTTGTTGAATGAGAAAAACTTGACGAAACATTTGAGTTAA
- a CDS encoding JAB domain-containing protein yields the protein MESQYKVCEVKLTYKSKIKASEREKILSAENAYKILLSVFDSETIQYKEFFKVILMNRANKVLGVCHISEGGLNETSADIRIIMQAAILGNASAIILAHNHPSGNIQPSMQDDQVTKRVKEIAKLIGINLLDHLIITDETYYSYSENGRI from the coding sequence ATGGAAAGTCAGTACAAGGTATGTGAAGTGAAACTCACTTACAAGTCAAAGATTAAAGCCTCTGAAAGAGAGAAAATCTTATCCGCTGAAAATGCTTATAAAATCCTTTTATCTGTATTTGATTCTGAAACAATACAGTACAAAGAGTTTTTCAAAGTCATTTTAATGAATAGAGCCAACAAGGTATTAGGTGTTTGCCATATTTCAGAAGGTGGATTGAATGAAACCTCTGCGGATATACGCATTATTATGCAGGCAGCAATATTGGGTAATGCTTCTGCCATCATATTGGCACACAATCATCCGTCTGGGAACATACAACCAAGTATGCAAGACGATCAAGTGACAAAAAGAGTAAAGGAGATTGCCAAATTGATCGGTATCAACCTTTTGGATCATCTTATCATAACGGATGAGACTTATTACAGTTATTCTGAAAACGGACGGATTTAA
- a CDS encoding ADP-ribosylglycohydrolase family protein, with amino-acid sequence MLNRLKHLFGDKKNKEFGINNITPIEKIAPKEQIDLIRFFKNELPDSKGRYHKDILQFNHEQIEYNHDFIQWILPTIDKSQFHPEAPTIDGHFKEQLQHDDLAKSNYCKTCQLYLNYIGFHCNKRRIQCQITGRLYELPFHNQLRITRMLNSLNQVGNNQCSTNLYHAIISEIKPDSDKINNSTLEYWAKTQRINRNCNILIGAIAGDIIGSIYEFNPIKSIDFPLFKEHSRFTDDTVMTIANADWLLTGDSLSGIMLDYGNRYPRAGYGKSFYNWLQKDIPQPYNSFGNGSAMRVSPVGWVLDTLEETLKKAKESAEITHNHPEGIKGAQATAACIYLARTGKSKQEIKGYIESTFGYNLSRTCDEIRIAYQFDVTCQGSVPESIIAFLESKDFEDAIRLAISLGGDADTMGAITGSIAEAYYRNVPDHIKEEILKRLPEEFINVMEKFYKKFIMKNDDKFSDKNKSNQ; translated from the coding sequence ATGCTGAATAGACTCAAACATTTATTTGGAGATAAAAAAAATAAGGAATTTGGAATAAACAATATTACTCCAATAGAAAAGATTGCCCCCAAAGAGCAGATTGATTTGATCCGCTTTTTTAAAAATGAACTACCAGATAGTAAAGGTCGCTACCACAAAGATATTCTACAGTTCAATCATGAACAGATAGAATATAATCACGATTTCATACAATGGATTCTACCTACTATCGACAAAAGCCAGTTTCATCCAGAGGCTCCAACCATCGATGGACACTTTAAGGAACAATTGCAACATGACGATTTGGCAAAGTCAAACTATTGCAAAACCTGCCAATTATATTTGAATTATATTGGATTCCATTGTAACAAAAGACGGATTCAATGTCAAATCACAGGACGACTTTATGAATTGCCATTCCATAATCAATTAAGGATTACCCGTATGCTAAACTCTCTCAATCAAGTGGGAAATAATCAATGCTCAACCAATCTATACCATGCTATCATAAGTGAAATTAAGCCTGATTCCGACAAAATTAATAATAGTACATTAGAGTATTGGGCAAAAACACAAAGAATAAATAGAAACTGTAACATTCTTATAGGAGCAATCGCAGGAGATATAATAGGTTCAATTTATGAGTTTAATCCTATAAAATCAATAGACTTTCCTCTATTCAAAGAACATTCCAGATTTACAGATGACACTGTAATGACTATTGCCAATGCTGACTGGCTATTGACAGGTGATAGCTTGTCTGGTATCATGTTAGACTATGGCAATCGTTATCCAAGGGCAGGATATGGAAAATCTTTTTACAATTGGTTACAAAAAGATATTCCACAACCATATAATAGTTTTGGAAATGGTTCTGCCATGCGTGTAAGCCCTGTTGGATGGGTGTTAGACACATTAGAGGAGACTTTGAAAAAAGCTAAAGAAAGCGCAGAAATTACCCATAACCACCCAGAAGGGATTAAAGGAGCACAGGCTACGGCAGCATGTATTTACCTGGCTCGCACAGGAAAATCCAAGCAAGAGATTAAAGGATATATTGAATCTACTTTTGGCTATAATCTTAGTCGAACCTGTGATGAAATACGAATCGCTTATCAATTCGATGTTACCTGTCAAGGTTCTGTTCCTGAATCCATCATCGCTTTTCTGGAAAGTAAGGATTTTGAAGATGCCATTCGTTTGGCTATTTCTTTGGGAGGAGATGCCGATACGATGGGTGCAATTACTGGAAGTATAGCAGAAGCATATTATAGAAATGTTCCAGATCATATAAAAGAGGAAATCCTTAAACGATTACCAGAAGAGTTTATCAACGTTATGGAAAAGTTCTACAAGAAATTTATTATGAAAAATGACGATAAATTTTCTGATAAAAACAAATCTAACCAATAG
- the panD gene encoding aspartate 1-decarboxylase codes for MFIEVVKSKIHRVTVTEANLNYIGSITVDEDLLDAANLIANEKVAIVNNNNGERFETYIIKGERGSGVVCLNGAAARKAQPGDIIIIMSYALMDFEEAKTFKPSVVFPDTATNKLIEASVAEK; via the coding sequence ATGTTTATAGAAGTAGTTAAATCAAAGATTCACCGGGTAACGGTAACGGAAGCCAATCTGAATTATATAGGAAGTATCACTGTTGACGAGGATTTGCTGGATGCCGCCAATCTGATTGCCAACGAAAAGGTCGCTATTGTGAATAATAATAACGGTGAACGTTTTGAAACGTATATCATTAAAGGTGAACGAGGTTCGGGAGTCGTTTGTCTGAACGGAGCTGCTGCCCGTAAGGCACAGCCTGGCGATATCATCATTATTATGTCGTATGCCTTGATGGATTTTGAGGAGGCGAAAACATTTAAGCCGTCGGTTGTGTTTCCTGATACGGCAACCAATAAACTGATTGAAGCATCGGTAGCTGAAAAATAA
- a CDS encoding tyrosine-type recombinase/integrase — MSLKYSTTTADYLRWDEMSNLVRRLSRDGDYKMSLLIAIGCFWGLRISDILSLRWKDILNVDEFTLQEKKTKKNRTIRINPQLKRHIAECYDHIQPIGINSPILVSQKGTTYSVQRINVILKEIKAKYKLKVQHFSCHSLRKTFGRQVYNQNAENAELALVKLMELFNHSSVAITKRYLGLRQEEILQTYDSLSF, encoded by the coding sequence ATGAGTTTGAAATACAGCACAACAACAGCGGATTATCTGAGATGGGATGAAATGTCAAATCTGGTCAGAAGATTAAGCAGGGACGGAGATTATAAAATGTCCTTGCTGATTGCGATAGGTTGTTTCTGGGGATTGCGTATCTCTGATATATTGTCGTTACGTTGGAAAGATATTCTGAATGTGGATGAATTTACCTTGCAGGAAAAGAAAACAAAGAAGAACCGTACAATCAGGATTAATCCCCAACTGAAAAGACATATTGCAGAATGCTACGATCACATTCAGCCAATAGGGATTAATTCGCCTATACTGGTAAGCCAGAAGGGGACAACATACTCAGTACAAAGAATCAATGTGATCTTAAAAGAGATCAAAGCCAAATACAAACTGAAAGTTCAACATTTTAGCTGCCATAGCCTACGAAAAACATTTGGCAGGCAGGTGTACAACCAAAATGCAGAAAACGCAGAACTGGCTTTAGTCAAGTTGATGGAGTTGTTCAATCATTCCAGTGTGGCGATCACAAAAAGGTATTTGGGATTGAGACAGGAAGAAATATTGCAGACTTATGACAGTCTTTCCTTTTAG